The genomic region AGCAAGTTGAGCACTGACAATGCCGGTTGGAACGGCAAGAATGCCGTAACCACAAATCATCAGAATTGAAGAAATGAGTTGCCCGAGAGGCGTTTGCGGGCTGATATCGCCGTATCCAACCGTTGTAATAGTTACAATTGCCCAGTAGATCCCCCGTGGAATACTGGTAAATCCTGAAGATGCCCCCTCGATTATATACATGATAGAGCCAGCAACGATGGTTGTAATTAATACACCGAGGAGGAATACCGTAATTTTATGACGGCTTGAATTTATCGCTTGTCGCAGTGAGTATGCCTCTCCCATAAATTGAGCAAGTTGTAGAACACGAAAAACTCTTATGAGACGTAGAGCTCGTATAACAATAAGGAATTGTGTATTCAGGGCAAAAAGACTGAGATAGGTGGGAATGATGGCAAGAAGATCGACTACGCCAAAAAAGCTGGTCATATAACGCGCAGGTCGTCTTGAGCAATAGATTCGAAGTAAGTACTCAATCGTAAAAATGATAGTAAAACACCACTCGAGCTGGAGCAGTAAGTCACCATGTCTATCGTGGTAGCTTTGCACGCTATCAAAGCACACTACAGTCACACTGAGTAAGATAAGCCAGATAAGAGCCATATCAAAAGCTCTTCCCGCCCTGGTATGAGTACCAAAAATAATCTCTCGTAATTGCATTCGAAGTTTCATACCGAGCAATATAGCCCAAAATGGGGTGCTAATGATAAGGGGAATTTTGATTATCTGAACGTTCTGCTAGTGTTCAGGGGAAGAAGAGCTCCTGAAAGGAAGAAAGATGTTCATTGAAATACTCTTATTGTGTTGTGGAGTTGGCATACTGCTTTCGGGTGCTGATGCGCTCATTAAGGGTGCCACTAATATTGCCGCTCGATTAGGAGTCTCTACTTTAATTATAGGTCTTACTGTTGTTGCCTTTGGAACTTCAGCGCCCGAGCTTTTTGTTTCTGTTGCAGCTGCTATTGAAGGGACTGCCGATATAGCAGTAGGAAATGTTGTAGGAAGTAATATATTTAACATTCTTGTGGTAATAGGACTAACCGCATTGATTGCTCCCGTAGATGTCGCCCGAAGCATTGTTCACAAAGATTATCCAATCATGTTAATCGCATTAGGAATCTTTTTTATCGTTTCTATCGATGGAGTTATCTCTCGTGCTGATGGTGCCATTCTTGTTTTCGGTTTTATAAGCTATCTCTTCATGAATTATCTAGAAGTAACATCTTCTGAACGAGCTGTTATTGAGGAATTTCAAGAAGAAGAGTTGGAGCAGAAGCCTGAAGCAAAGACCAAGAGTGCACTTCTTCTTATTCTCGTAGGTCTGATTGGTTTGATTATTGGTGCAGAGCTTATCGTTGAAAATGCAGTTTCAATAGCTCGCAAGGTTGGTGTGTCGGAGCTTGTAATCGGCGTAACGCTTGTTGCCCTCGGGACATCACTGCCTGAGCTCGCAACTACAGTGCTCGCTGCTCGAAGAGGAGAACCTGACTTAGTGGTTGGGAATGCAGTAGGGAGTAATATCTTTAATGTATTGTGTGTTATTTCATTCACGGCCTTGATTCAACCTCTTCCTGTGGTAAGGAACGCTATTTCCTTTGATATGCCGTATATGTGGATATCATGTGGCATTATTCTGCCGATGCTATTTCTCAAGCGAACGATAGGAAGACATCTTGGGCTAATGATGCTCATTGGTTATGGGGTGTATATCATGCTTTGTCTTGGATAAAAGTGATGGAGGAGGAGTGAGGCATGGATAGTAGTGGAGAGTATGGAATACCAATCCTCCTCGGAATTATTGAGGGATTAACTGAATTTATTCCGGTTTCAAGTACTGGTCATCTTATTTTATTCGGAGAGGCACTCACGTATCATGGTCCAGCTGCGGAGACGTTCGAAGTGTTCATTCAGCTAGGAGCTATTCTTGCAGTCCTATTTCTCTATCCCAATCGTTTTTTGCACCTTCTGCGATTTAATTCATCAGGAGGGTTTTCAGGATGGCAGGGTATCACGAAGCTTTGTCTTGCATGCTTGCCAGCATTTGTCCTGGGGTTCCTTCTTCATTCAATTATTAAGGGAATGCTCTTTAGACCAATCCCGGTGGCAATAGCACTGATTGTCGGAGGAGTTGCTCTGATCGGAATTGAGAGAAAGACTTTAAAAAGTCCAGTTAGCTCGCTTGAAGATATTTCTTTTCGTCAGAGTTTTCTCATAGGATGTTTTCAGACTCTAGCCCTCTGGCCTGGCATTTCACGCTCTGGTGCTACCATTATTGGTGGAATATGGCTTGGACTTGAACGTACCGTAGCAGCTGAGTTCTCTTTTCTTGTTGCTGTTCCTGTGATGTTTGCAGCTACGCTATTTGATTTATACAAAAATATGGGTTCGTTGGGAGAGGGGGCATTTACTGAGTTATCGACGGGTTTTGTTGTGTCGTTCGTCGTTGCATTAATTGCTATCCGAACGTTTATCGGATTTCTGAAGAAATTTTCACTTGCTTCCTTCGGTTGGTATAGAATTCTGCTGGGGGTGATTGTGTTGCTTGTATTGCGGTAAACGAAGAAAAAAGCGGCAGTCCAGGTCGTGATATAATGATGATTTAGGAGTGAGGCGTTGAGAACTCTTCGCAAAGTGCTCAACGCCTCACTCTCATACAGATCTGATGATATGCTGCATTGATAACCTCTAATTTGAAATTTAATTTCAGAAAACCTCTATAAAGAAACCTCAGTGAGAACCTCACACATAATGCTTTGTTTCATCAATCTTTCTGTCTGTGTTTGAGCAGGAACAACAGCGTATATCGAAAACCTCATGTTTGCTCTTAAAGCGCATGCTTTAAATAACCTCAAAAAAATGACCTCTAGTAATATTGTACTTCTGGACTGCCTCGAAAAAATCTGACTTCTTTCGAGACAGCCCGCTTTTTCACTCTTCTACGCATATTAAGTTGTAGAAAAGTTATGAGCTCTTTTGACTGCTATGTAGCTTTGGTTTGCGGCTTACCGAAGGGGGGTGAGGATAAGTAGCTGTTTTATGGTAGAATTGAGCCTAGATTCCCATGAGACGGTCAAGCATTATTGCGCATGCAGAACGTACCGATAGGTGGTTGTAGTCTCCTGGTCCGTAAATGGGTTCCAGGAAGAGTTCTGCCCTCTCAAGAAGGGCATCACCCATCCCCCATCCTGTTCCCAGCATGAGAAGATATACGTTGTCATCAGAGTGAAGAGACTGCTTGAGTTGGCTATAACTTGTTCTGCCGCCCCCTCCCTTGGCTGAGGTAGCTACAAGTATTGGTTTTTTTCCTGTTTGTTTCTCTAGATCATCAATAATCTCTTCGAGCGTGTGGAGAGCCGTCATGTTGTCGAGAGCAGACTTTCGG from bacterium harbors:
- a CDS encoding ion transporter, whose product is MKLRMQLREIIFGTHTRAGRAFDMALIWLILLSVTVVCFDSVQSYHDRHGDLLLQLEWCFTIIFTIEYLLRIYCSRRPARYMTSFFGVVDLLAIIPTYLSLFALNTQFLIVIRALRLIRVFRVLQLAQFMGEAYSLRQAINSSRHKITVFLLGVLITTIVAGSIMYIIEGASSGFTSIPRGIYWAIVTITTVGYGDISPQTPLGQLISSILMICGYGILAVPTGIVSAQLAQGQNMLLTGRSTGENCILCLSQGHDEDARFCKICGRVL
- a CDS encoding sodium:calcium antiporter — its product is MFIEILLLCCGVGILLSGADALIKGATNIAARLGVSTLIIGLTVVAFGTSAPELFVSVAAAIEGTADIAVGNVVGSNIFNILVVIGLTALIAPVDVARSIVHKDYPIMLIALGIFFIVSIDGVISRADGAILVFGFISYLFMNYLEVTSSERAVIEEFQEEELEQKPEAKTKSALLLILVGLIGLIIGAELIVENAVSIARKVGVSELVIGVTLVALGTSLPELATTVLAARRGEPDLVVGNAVGSNIFNVLCVISFTALIQPLPVVRNAISFDMPYMWISCGIILPMLFLKRTIGRHLGLMMLIGYGVYIMLCLG
- a CDS encoding undecaprenyl-diphosphate phosphatase is translated as MDSSGEYGIPILLGIIEGLTEFIPVSSTGHLILFGEALTYHGPAAETFEVFIQLGAILAVLFLYPNRFLHLLRFNSSGGFSGWQGITKLCLACLPAFVLGFLLHSIIKGMLFRPIPVAIALIVGGVALIGIERKTLKSPVSSLEDISFRQSFLIGCFQTLALWPGISRSGATIIGGIWLGLERTVAAEFSFLVAVPVMFAATLFDLYKNMGSLGEGAFTELSTGFVVSFVVALIAIRTFIGFLKKFSLASFGWYRILLGVIVLLVLR
- a CDS encoding RNA methyltransferase, which produces MAKRRISKTKERQGGVVGQLAVCLLHEGMIDKAGNEVTTSLTLIDIHDISRSAKTYGLIHAYIAHPSLALHQLAMRLTSHWKEGYGSTYNPDRKSALDNMTALHTLEEIIDDLEKQTGKKPILVATSAKGGGGRTSYSQLKQSLHSDDNVYLLMLGTGWGMGDALLERAELFLEPIYGPGDYNHLSVRSACAIMLDRLMGI